TAAACATATTGACTAGTCGAagagggttcaacatctactgtatatacataaaaatatttttgaccgaatagtataaaaatagtataatttttcgtcgaagggggttcagatTGAACCCCCTGATTACAAGGTGGATCCGCCACTATTCAAGAGTAATAGAAGTTTTGTAAAatttggagtgtgtcgtagcataTTTGATTCGAGTATATTtcctaataaaataaaataaaacaaatttacACCAAATTTTGAAGAGGTGGGCAATTAAAAAAGGCCTTTATAACAACTAACACATTTCTCACAATAAAACAAAccaacaaaactttttttttccaaATGGACACACAATGGAGAGACAAAAAGCTATATCCAGCACTAGGCATTTTCACCATTTTGTTCCTTTTATACTTGAACTTCAAAGACAACCTTAATTTCTCTTTCCCACAAATCTTTGTAAAACAACCTTACATGGGTTTTGTTGGTGTTAATAAAACTAGATTTTACATCAAGAATGATGATCAAAAGACTCAAGATTTACATTTTCAAGAACTGTATATTAATGGGTGGAATTCTTATTGGTTAATGGAAGAAAGTGTTTGGGAATATTCAAGATTTAGGGTGTCTAAGATGTTGAAAAAAGGAAGTGAAATGGGGTTGAGTGTTTGTAGGACTTGGGGTTTTAGTGATGGTGGTGGACCTAATGATCTTCAGCTACTTCCTGGTGTATTCAATGAAAGAGTCTTTAAGGTACTTTCAAGAATGCTAAGGTTTATGTTGTTTGGTTTTTGTTTGTCTTTTTGTTGTAATTGTTAGGATTATTGAAGTACCTATAGGCTCTATGTTGCTCTAACTCTATTTGTTTGTCTTGTTGTTTGTCTTTTTGTTGTAATTGTTAGGATTATTGAAGTACCTATAGGCTCTATGTTGCTCTAACTCTATTTGTTTGTCTTGTTGTTTGTTCTTTGTTGTAATTATTAGGATTATTGAAGTACTTATAGGCTCTATGTTGCTCTAACTCTATTTGTTTGTCTTCTTGTTTGTTCTTTGTTGTAATTATTAGGATTATTGAAGTAGTTATAGACTCCATGTTGCTCTAACTATGtttgtttgtctgattttgacTTGGCTCGAAGTTTAAGATTCTGAATGttgtggttttaaattaaagatgtgtAAAACGTGTCAAAATGTGCTCTAATTTTGTTGCCTTAAACATATCACGTGGAAAGTTGAAAGAAAAGGAgtgatttttctattgtttgttttttgttgtaATTATTAGGATTATTGAAGTACTTATAGACTCTATGTTGCTTTACCTCTGTTTGTTTGTCTGGTTTTGACTTAACGCGAAGTTTAAAATTTTGAATGttgtggttttaaattaaagatatgtaaaATGTGTCAAAATGTGCTCTAATTTTGTTGAAATTGAAGAGTTGTCAATAAGAGGAAGAGAGATTATTCTGAAGCGGACTAAAGGGGAAAGTAGGACAaataaattgcaacaaaaaagaagtaatttttctattgtttgggttttgtttgttttttgttgtcATTATTAGGATTATTGAAGTACTTACAGACTCTATGTTGCTCTAACTCTGTTTGTTTGTCTggttttgacttgacacgaagTTTAAGATTCTGAATGTTGTGGTTTTAAATTAGAGATATGTGAAGCGTGTCAAGATGTACTCTAATTTTGTGGACTTAAACATGTCATGTTAAGAGTTGAAATTGAAGAGTTGTCGAAAAAAGAAATAGactaaaagagaaagagaaagtagtacaaacaaattgaaacaaaaggagtaatttttctatcttttttttttttttttttgatttttatagcAATTATTAGGATTATTGAAGTGCTTATATACTCTATGTTGCTGGGATTCTTCAAAAAGTGATGTCGCGTTTGTGTCAGATACTCCAAAATGGACTACTTTTTAGAGAATTCGACACTCATCcatcaacatttttgaagagttcaagCAACGTAACTTATTGCACCAACTGTCAGGCACCTGGGTGGTTTGTATGAGATTTGATAGAAGTCAAGTAGTACTCCAAATCACAGAG
The Capsicum annuum cultivar UCD-10X-F1 unplaced genomic scaffold, UCD10Xv1.1 ctg78476, whole genome shotgun sequence genome window above contains:
- the LOC124894941 gene encoding mannan endo-1,4-beta-mannosidase 5-like (The sequence of the model RefSeq protein was modified relative to this genomic sequence to represent the inferred CDS: added 321 bases not found in genome assembly), whose amino-acid sequence is MDTQWRDKKLYPALGIFTILFLLYLNFKDNLNFSFPQIFVKQPYMGFVGVNKTRFYIKNDDQKTQDLHFQELYINGWNSYWLMEESVWEYSRFRVSKMLKKGSEMGLSVCRTWGFSDGGGPNDLQLLPGVFNERVFKGLDYIVVEARKHNIRLILSLVNNLKAYGGTAQYIRWAQEAGTNVSTSRDAFFTNPTIKAYYKSFVKAVVTRKNSISGVKYSEEPGIFAWELINEPRCESSKSASALQ